GGGGATGCGATTCATGTGCAAGATACGACTTGTTACAACGTAAAGCTGCAGGCAAACACTCCGCTCGAAGTCGAGTGGGAGCTCGTTGAAGAGGCGATACACGCTGTTAATAAATAGAGAGGGGAAGTGGCCTTCTCGGGTTCTGGCATGGCTGTGATTGTCGCTCTACTGAAGTTGCATAGCCTCGAAACTCTGTTTACGGAGTCTTGCGATAGACCGCAGGGGTTCGCAGATATATTTACATCTAATCGGTATCTATTGTTAAGCCATCTCGGCAGGCCTGCGGCGTGGTTACAGCACTAGCTCAGCTCAGCTGAGTCTTTCTTGAAGGGTGTTCACTTTTCCTCGTTCAAAGTAGTGCGTAGATGGGTCTAAGCGAGAGCATCGCACACTCAGCAAAGCACTCAGCACACTCAGCAAAGGGACAGGCTAAAAAAACTAAGGTCGGTTGGACTTTTTTTGATTATTGGTTTCGTTGTGTCGTATGAGGATGCGACGAATGAAGGTGAGTGGTCGTGATGCGGTGTATCATGTGATGACCCGCACGGTTAATGGTGAGTTGCTCTTTAAGGATCGAGAGAAGGAAGTGCTGCGTAAGATGATCCGTCAAATTGCGGACTTCTGCGGTGTGGATGTGCTCACATACTGTATTATGTCAAATCACTTCCATGTCTTAGTGAGGGTGCCGGATGGTGGTGCTGTCTCGGATCGTGAATTGATGCGGCGCTACAAGGTGCTTTACCCGAGGCCTACGAAATATCAGGAGGCTTCAGCTAAGCTGATGGCCGCTGAACTGCTAGCTGGCGGGGATGAGGCAGATCGGATTCGTCGTCGTTTACTGGCACGGATGTCGGATGTGTCTGAGTTTATGAAGGCGGTGAAGCAGCGCTTCTCAGTTTGGTATAATCGTTCACATCAGCGCTATGGCACTCTGTGGGCGGAGCGTTTTAAGTCAGTGTTGGTCGAAGGTCAGGGCAATCCGTTGCAAACGATGGCGGCCTATATTGACCTTAATCCGGTGCGGGCTGGCCTTGTCGAAGATCCCAAGGATTACCGCTTTTGTGGCTATGCGGAAGCGGTCGCGAACGTTGAACATCGAACGTCGAACTTTGAACGCGAGGGAGCTTCTGAAGGTCGGGTTGCGGATGCGCGGGCTGGACTGGTCGCTGTGTGGGCTGACTCGATTGGTGCGGGCTCGGGGAAGCGCAAGCCTTACCAGTTGGCGTTGCAGGCGCATCGGATGTTGCTCTTTGGTAAAGGGGGTAGTCCTTGGACGCATCAAGGTCGGGTGATTGATCGCAAGCAGGCAGTGAAGGTGCTGGAAGAGGAGCAGGGCGAATTGTCTAAGGCGGCGATGTTGCGCTGCCGAGTGCGGTATTTCACGGACGGTGCTATTTTGGGCTCGGCTGA
The window above is part of the Lentimonas sp. CC4 genome. Proteins encoded here:
- a CDS encoding transposase; its protein translation is MKVSGRDAVYHVMTRTVNGELLFKDREKEVLRKMIRQIADFCGVDVLTYCIMSNHFHVLVRVPDGGAVSDRELMRRYKVLYPRPTKYQEASAKLMAAELLAGGDEADRIRRRLLARMSDVSEFMKAVKQRFSVWYNRSHQRYGTLWAERFKSVLVEGQGNPLQTMAAYIDLNPVRAGLVEDPKDYRFCGYAEAVANVEHRTSNFEREGASEGRVADARAGLVAVWADSIGAGSGKRKPYQLALQAHRMLLFGKGGSPWTHQGRVIDRKQAVKVLEEEQGELSKAAMLRCRVRYFTDGAILGSAEFVRGFAATWQMDRGRTHPPKVNQMQGGDWGGLVVIQGLRKRVFG